The genomic DNA GTAAGCGGTCAATTAACTCCACATACCAATAAGAATAAGACTTTGTCATAGTACTTTCTCACAAAGGAGGCACTATGAATCAACCCTAAAAACATGACCACTGGACTCAAATGCTCACTGAGTTCAAACAAAGCCAATTACCCATCAAGCAATTTTATTCTGAACGGTAAATCAACTATCAAACGCTTCACAATTGGGTCAAAAACTCAATGCAAAAGAGACCAAGCAGCAGGTTCAGCCTATTGTCTTTGAACATGGTGGCACCAATGTTGTGGTGCTGTCATTGCCTAATGGTATTCGCGTTGAATTCCCTTCAACACTCAGTCAAACTCAAATTAACCATTGGGTTGCAGCGCGACTATGACACCGACAGGCAATGTTTATTTAGTGTCAAGTGTCACGGATATGCGAAAATCGATTGATGGATTATCATTAATTGTCTCGGACAGGGTGGCTATGACAACTTCGAGTACATTTCTATTTCGTCGCTACTTAAAAGCACTAAGAACAGATATGCTCGCGCTTTTGTTAAGAGTGAAGTAGATGAGTTCGATCTTACACATTTCATCGATTTTAATATGGGTATTATCATTCGAGCTCTGGAAAGTTTCACAACGTTTATGCAGAAGAAAATTGAACAGATTGAGAGAACTAGGTTGGACCTGTATAAGTCTCCATACTTTAGAGAGTTTAAACACGCACACATCACGATTATTAAGAAGGCACTCGAAGACGCAGGGCGGGAATTCACAGTTAAGGAATGGCAGACATAGTTCAATGTTACGGCAGCAGCTTCCAGAGGCTATCTGGATAAGTTAGTAGATCTGAACTTACTAATTAAGAGCAAAGAGAAAGGTAGTAGACAGTACAAATATTTAGCGTCACGAAATTTGAAAGAGAGGTTGAAAATTTATTGATGTAATCATACAACTGTGTGGTCGCACGCTAAATTCATCATACTTATGTGAGCTTACGGCAGCATAGTTCAACTTCTATCTTTTAAACCACATTCATATGTAGGTACGTAAGCCTGTTTTTTGAACAATGCTTAAATATCCACCAGTGAAATTACACCAAATTGATAAAGTCCATCCTTTAAATCTCGCTTCGGATGGGCTCGTTTACATAGCTTAGCGATCATATCAATGGATTCACGCAGTACTTCTTTAAGTGATACGCCCACGCTAATTTTTTCTACCATTAACGATAGCCAATGCGGGGCAGTTCGTGCCGTTTTTTGTGTCGATATCAAGCATGATTTCAATGCTTCTGTACTGTAAGCCATTAATCGCTTGAGCAAAACCGTAATAAAACTCGCATAAATAAGTATGGTGACAATAGGTTTATTCTCTGTACTGAATATCTTTAGGTTGCAATACGATTTTAACTCTTTAAAGAGTCATTATATTTGCCATCTCAGGCGATATAATTCAACAACATCTGAGGCTGGCACTGTTTCTCCGGCTAGATTGGTAACCAAATAGCCAATACGTTTTTTCTTTTTATACCAAAAGGCGATCACACGAAAATCAAAGTCATATCCCGACCAGCGGACGCTTAAATCTAGTGTGCTATTTTTATTCTTTAATTTTAACGTGTTAAGTTTTTTTCCCACGGCAGATTTTATGATTTTTCCTTGAACATTATAAGCTGCTTTAACGATAAGATTAATACTACAAGCAGCTTGAGTGATGGTATAACCGCCTTGTTGCTCAATGCTGATTATCTTTTTTCGATCAAAATAACCTGCATCCGTCAGTAATAACATACCGTTTAATGATGTAGCTTTGGGCGCGTGCGGCCTTTCTGTCTCGGTATCTGCACCGATGGATAAATAATCGATGCTGCCGCTTAATAGATCCATAGTAACGTGAAGTTCAATCGCAGCGGGGAAGCGCTTCTTAAAGCGGCCAGGATATGTTTCCTGTAAGCCATCATGTACTTGAAATGAACAACCATCATGTAATTTTATCTTTGAAAATAGGAACTTAGCGCCTGTTGGTAGTGATGTGAGCTTGAGTGATTGAAGTACCCATTGCTGCATTATGTTTTCAAAACAGCTTTTAAAAAACTCACTACATTGAGGCTTTTTGAGCTGATTATGAAAGAGTTTGTAGTTAATTGGCATACCACTAATACGTTGATAATTACGATGGATATCAGCTAGGTTAGTTTTTGATTGGCAGTCTAAAGTATTGGTGATTGAGAGTAATAACTTCAGGGGGTTGATCTGACGAGCACGCAGTATAAATTTCTTTTCTCTGGCTAAATGAAATAGTTTTTTAGCGTTAAAAATAGTGCTTATTTTTTCTGTTAATAATGTAAGGTTCGTCATCTTCGTGTTTCAGTTACTTTTTAGTTTTGGCGAACCAATAAGATCATAAATGAGGCACGAAGACACCTTTTTCATGCTAAATATTGATAAATATTCTGACCGACCCCTTAAGATCCTACATATGAATGTATCTTAAGTTATTAAAAAATAATAATAAAAAATCACATTGATAGTGATATTTATCACACTCTTTATTCTCTATCCCTAGCAGCCAATACTTCTGCATGACTGGCATAAATAGCCGTCATAGAGAGACTGATGTGCTTAAACTGGTGTTTCAAAGCAGCCAGAGACACTAAGCCATTTCCCACAACAAAATGAGCAATGGTTCGTCTCAGTGAGTGAGTTGAAAAATGCCAGTAAAATTTGCCATTTCCTCGCTCTCTAATAGGATTGTATTTAGAGGGCACAACTGGATTCAGCAAGCGATACACCTCATCCATTTCATCGGGTTCATATGTAATATCACGGTGTTTCGAATAAAACTTTAATAGTTCGCCAAGATTTGATGTATTTAACACCACATCTTTCAATTGACGGTAAATGTTGTTACCACCCCTGCCATCAAAGCGAAATCGTGGAGAGCAGTGAATATCTCCTTTTCTTGAGCGATATTGGTCATTAAGCACAGTTAAGACCTTCAGTGCCTTTTTACAGATGAGCGCACACGCCCACGCATCTTCTCTTGGTAATTTCTCCAACTTGCGAGTCCATGAGCGCAAGGTACAGAGCTTCAAACCGTCAAGGTCAATTTCTTTGTAAGACGTAGATTCCATTGCCTACAATTGATTGGTGTTGTGCAACAAAAACAGGGTAAATGTTCAGTACAATAATGTGGGGGGGGGGTGGCATTTACGTGTAAAGCTAAACTCATTGTTGGATAGAATAAGTTTGGATAACCCTAATTTAAGCAATGGTTGGACATCAATTAAAGTGTGCCTCCCCCTTGGCTAACCACAGGGTTTGACGTATTTTCAAATGAGATGAAGTAGTTGAATACACCTACCTCACAGACACTAAATTTTGATACGGTATCAAGTGATTCGTTTGAACAAACTAAGTACTTTTCAATCGTCCTACTCAACACACTTTTTGCGACGCTTGCGCAATATTCAGTTTCTACTGTTGCACCAAATTCGTCATGTAACCCATTGGGCGTTAAAAAAGATTTGCTATACACCATTGATTTCAGAATGTCATTGTTATGCGAGATAAAAACGTCATTGAGGTCGTCATAGCTTCCGCCCAAAAGTACGGGTTTACAGTTTGGCTTGGATTTCAAAAACATGAATGTGTTTAGCGATGTTGTTACACCCGTAAATGAAACGTCTTGGTTAATCATGTCTATTAGTTGACCATTGTATTTTCCGCTGTCAAAAAAAACTACATCTTCAGAAAAAATCAACTCAGAAATCAACTTAGTACTTTCTTCCATGCTACTGGAAGCCTCCACGTTCAATATATTTTTATTGGTTTCTTTTCTGACATAGCCGCCATAAGACTCTATACCAAAATTCGAAGCATAGTCAGAGTTAAGGTCTCGTCGAACAGTCATCTCAGATACCTCTAGGAGTCTAACCAGCTCTTTAATATGAATTTTATCTTGGTGGTCTAAACAAGACATCATTCTTCTTAGCCGCTCTAACCGCTTGGAAATCATTTTTCAGCCTTAAAATATATCTGCAATTCTCATTCATACAATACTGACATGTTAAATGTATTAACAAATGTGATCTATGGTTTTGTGACTGAACGCATTAAAATAATAAATTGTTATAATTATAACATTAATGAGTGACGTGTATCACGCCATATCACGCTTTTATGTGTATTATCTGTTGCCATAAACACAGTAAAGCGAACATAATATCACTTAATGTTCGTATGATAACAGTGCGGATTAAGATAATAATATATGTTTGAATAATAACATGGGGCGTGACATGAAGAAAATTGCAGTTATAGGTTCAACCAACGTAGATTTAATTACTTACGTTGATAGATTACCTAAAGAGGGTGAAACACTAGAAGCACCGGCTTTTCGTATTGGCCGTGGCGGTAAGGGGGCAAATCAAGCGGTGGCGATTGCTAAGCTGGGATCCAATGTGGTGATGCTCTCTAAAGTGGGTGACGATACATTCGCTGACACTTGCATTCAGAACTTTCAATCATACGGTATCGATACTAAGTATGTGATTAAAGTGCCTCATAGCAGCACGGGTGTAGCCCCCATATTCGTAAATACTACGACGTCACAAAACTCAATTCTTATTGTTAAGGGTGCAAATAACTTCCTTAAACCTGAAGATATCGACAGAGCCGAAAAAACCCTTAAAGATGTCGACTTGATTGTACTTCAATTAGAAGTTCCACTAGAAACTGTCTATTACGCAATCGATTTTGGTAACAAATACGGTATCAAGGTTCTGTTAAATCCTGCTCCTGCAGTGCCAGAACTATCAATTGATTACGCCTGTAAATGTGATTTTTTCATTCCAAACGAAACAGAACTAGAGATCTTAACCGGTAAACCTGTCTCTACCATCGACGAGATTAAACAAGCTTCGAAAGTACTGTTAGATAAAGGGCTAAAGAACCTTATTGTTACCTTGGGTTCACAAGGTTCTTTATGGTTCTCCAAAGACGGTATCGAAAAAATGATCGAGCCACTTAAGGTTGATGCGATGGATAGCAGCGGCGCAGGGGATGCATTTATTGGTTGTTTCTCTCATTTCTACTGCAATACCGGTGATGTAGAAACATCAATGAAAAAAGCATCGGTGTTCGCCGGGTTGAGCGTTACAGAAAAAGGCACACAGTCTTCATATCCAAGCATTGAACAATTCGACGAGTTTGTCGCAACGCATTGCTAATCAATCCCCAAATTCTAATAAAGATTGAGACCAATAACTAAATAACAAAGGAATGATATGTTTATTAAAAATAATACCAAACAACATAAAGATGGTTATTTGGATAAAACGCCTATTTTTCAATTTATCCTATTATCAATGGTGTTCCCATTATGGGCTGCGGCTGCGGCACTTAACGACATTCTTATTACTCAATTTAAGTCTATTTTTGAATTATCAAACTTCGCATCAGCATTAGTTCAATCAGCATTCTATGGTGGTTATTTTTTGATTGCGATTCCTGCATCTATGGTTATCAAGAAATCATCTTATAAATTAGCCATCTTAATTGGTTTAGTTCTGTATATTGGCGGTTGCATGATGTTCTATCCTGCATCAACGGCTGCCACCTATACAATGTTCCTTGCTGCAATTTTCTGTATTGCGATTGGTTTATCATTTCTGGAAACGTCTTGTAATACCTACTCTTCAATGATTGGAGAGCCACAACGTGCCACATTGCGTCTAAATATCTCTCAAACGTTTAATGCACTTGGTTATATCGTGGGCATACTCATGGGTAAATACTTGGTTTTTCAAGAAGGTGTAAACATTGGTGAAATGATGCAAACCCTATCTGGAACAGAGCTAGAACTGTTTAAACAGCAAGTGCTACAACACACGTTAACGCCTTACAAATGGCTGGTGGGTGTATTGGTGGTTATCTCTGTTTTGATTGCCATCACTGAGTTTCCTAGCTGTAAACCAAGAGCTGAAGGTAAAACTAAACAGCCCTCTTTTGGTGAAACAATTAAATATCTGTCAACTAACAAGCGCTTTAAAAATGGTATTGTTACTCAGTTTGCTTACGTAGGTATGCAAGTTGCTGTGTGGAGTTTTACCATTCGTCTAGCACTCGAAATGGGCAACATGACAGAGCGCGATGCGGCAAACTACTTGGCATACGCATTTGTGGCTTATTTCATCGGTAAATGTGTTGCCAACTACCTTATGACCAAAATAACACAAGAAAACGTGCTACTAGGTTATTCTGTTATCGGAATAGCGTGTCTGCTTTATGTGTCTTTTGCTCCAGACTTTAGTGCGGTATGGGTTGCTGTTTTTGTATCGGCTTTATTTGGTCCGGGTTGGGCGACTATCTTCGCGTCAACATTGCAATCGGTAGAAACAAAATATACCGAAACAGCCGGTGCGATTGTTGTTATGTCCATTATTGGTGGTGCTGTAATGCCTGCTATTCAAGGGTTACTTGCTGACCATGTGGGAATGCAGCAATCCTTTATCGTTAACGTCATTTGTTTCGGGGTGATTTTCTCTTACTTTGCCACTGAAAAGAAACACAAAGCAACGTTAGCACTGGCTAGACAACACGCGTAAAAAGTCAATAATGACCATCTGTAATAGGGTGGTCATTTTCTTTAAAGGAAAACATCATGTTTACTATTCCTCTACACAAAGATCATTTCAAAAAAGAAAAAACCAACGTTATCAAATCAGACGATTTTGAAATCAACACTTTTATTTATAATTCAGGCGTTCACGCTGTTGAGATGAAGAACAGTCAAGGCCATTTGGTTATTTTGCCTTTTATGGGGCAAATGATTTGGGACGCCGAGTTTCTGGGTGTTGATTTATGCATGAAAAATGCCTTTAACGAACCCAAGGTTGCCGATCAGATTGTTAATACTTACGGTTGCTACTCATTTCATGCGGGTTTACTTCGAATGGGTTGCCCAACACCACAAGATGATCATGTCCTTCACGGTGAATTCCCGTGCGCATCAATGGACTATGCCTGGTTAATGGTTGATGAAAATAGCATAACACTAGCGGGATCTTATGAATACATCATGGGCTTTGGTGATCATTACATCGCAACACCAACAGTGTTGCTCCAAAAAAACGCGGGTATTTTTGACATTACGATGACGGTCCAAAATCTTGCCACCACAAAAATGCCGTTACAATACATGTGTCATACTAACGCTGCTTTCTTCGAGGGAGCAGTGATGACGCAGAACATTCCAGATTCAGCGATTAAACTTCGTGAAAGTGTTCCTGCACACGTTCATCCAACCAAACAGTGGTCCGTTTACAATGATAGCTTGAAACATTCGGCACCGATCAGTGTGTTGGAGAACAAGGAAATGTATGATCCTGAAATTGTTTATTGTATGGACGACTTATCTACACATGTAGATATTGCTAAGTTCGAAATGATCATTTCAGACCACCATAAGCTTACAACTGAATTTAATACGGCAGAGTTTAATAGTGCAACACGCTGGATTCTGTTTAACGGTGACCAGTCTGTCGGTGCCAATGTTTTACCTGCAACCTGTCGTCCAGAAGGGTTTATATCAGCAACAGAAAAAGGCACGGTTATTTACTTAGAACCTAACGAAGTGCGGACTTTTAAAGTAACAAAAGCCATCGTTAAGATGTAATACATCAACGTTTTAATTGTATCAGCCTGAGGCTCTTGCTGTTCGACATAACCGCTCTTAGATAAACATTGAATTACCACCCTTATCACCAATCAAGAGGCCTAGATTACTCTAGGCCTCAATTCTCCGAGTCCCCCTGTGTCAGGATCTGACTCTTATACACAAATAAATTAGGCTTCAATTGAACTTTATTTATATCAGTCGATCAGATCAGTTATAACGAAAACACCGATTGAATTTAATTATGATGCTGATAAAAGACACTGAAGAATGGGCTAGTCATTTGTTTAAACATGCTGAATTAGGTGATGTACGGCGCACTAAACGCCTGATAAAAATAAGTCATCAAATGGCGAGTAACATAGGAAGTTATATTGTGAACGCGTCTGGCTCACAGGCCTCTATTGAAGGCGCATATCGCTTTCTTCGTAATGATAAAGTTGACGCTGATAACATCGCTACCGCCGGTTTGAATTCGCTGTTACCTGCACTAACACTGTCAAATACAATCCTTGCGCTAGAAGATACATCAACATTGTGTTACCGACACAATTTGACTAAAGAGCTCGGACATACTGGCGCATATAAACAAAGCTCTTCTAAAGGGATGTTAGCGCACACTGTCCTTATGGTCGATGCAGAAACAGAGCATACTATTGGCTTGGGTGCACAGCATCGTTGGTGCAGAAAGATGAAAACTTTGGTACTGCTAACGACAGAAAACGCCGCAAGTACGAAACGAAAGAAAGTTATAAATGGCAACGCTCGTCGGAAGAAATGAGTACCCGATTTGCAGATATGATGGATAATATCATAAGCGTTTGTGATCGAGAAGCTGATATGTTTGAGTATATTGATTATAAAACAACAAATAATCAACGGTTTGTAGTGAGAGCCAAGCATGAGCGGGTTGTGAATACAGACGGCGATAAACTAAGTCCCTACATTGAAAATCAATCTAGTGAAGCTTCATATTCGGTTAAGATAAAGCAAAAAGGAGGCCGAAAAGCACGCATTGCAAAAGTAGCCGTACGTTATGCTTACATTACTATTTATCCGCCTAAAAGTGAGCTTACGGCAGTATAGCGTGACAACATCAATTTACAGGCACAGCTTGACCTAGGCGGTTAAGCCTACGTTAATCTGTTTAGGTGGGGTTTATCTAAATGACTTAACTTTTGGTGATATAATTCCACGGTAAGTCATTTTCTGGGTGGGCTTTTACCTGCGCACTTTCCTGCTGTAATGTGGTGAAGTAATCAAAGACATTAATACCCGCTTCACTTGCCGTTGCGATAACTGAGGTAACCACATCACCAATCGTTGCCCCCAGTAATGTTTTGTGGAACATCGCATTTTTTCTGTCTCGCACGATGATTTTTAGCATCGATTCTATACGGTTATTATCGATTTTCACGCCTTTCATGCTGCAAAAATAACGGAGGCCAACATAGTGTTTAAGGAAATAGCGGATTGCTTTGCCCAGACCACTATTTTCTTCGACCGTTTCATTCGCGATATGCGCTTCGCCCCATGATTTAATGTCTTCCATGATGGGCAATGAGTGAGCCTGATGATAAGCAAGCCTAGCCACAGGGGATAGTTTTTCGCTTTTAGCAAAATCATCATTCCCCCATATTTCGCCATAGCGTTTGAGCACATACGCAACTTCCTCAGGAAAATGATTAATCACATCGACAAATTGTCGTCTGGCGTGGCTGTTACACAGTGACATTGTTGCCTCTCTTGCCGTGGGACGATTACTCGGTAATGCATCACTCATGATGACGGGCTTATCACATAACTGACTGCGTTTATGCAAAATGCTGTCAATGAATTCACCTGCGTGGCCGATGTTGGTTTCAAACAAGACGATGGTATTATTATCTTTCAGTGTGGCGATAACCCCAGAGGTATAAATACCGCTACGCAGTCGTGTTTTATCGCTATTGCGGACGGCTTTCTCGACCGGTTTAGCGTCCAAAATGCGGTGCGTCGTGTCATCCAGATAATAATGTTCGGCGTCTGAGGCTACATTAAAAAGCTGCTGGTACACAGGGTAAATATCATTACAAACCCGCTCAACTTGGTCAAAGACCGTTGAAGTGGTAATTTTTACCCCCAGTAGCTTTTGAATACTGCACTGACGATAAAAAGGCAATCCTGCAAAGTATTTATAAATGGCCATCAATGACCGCGCAGAGTAACCATACTTTTGCTGGCTTTCACCATCGACTAAGACGTCATCCGGCAGAGGCGCACTGAAATAAGCACCGCAAGTATTACAGCGAAGACGCTCCATCACATGCTGCTCAGGCTTGAACGGGCTTTGCCCTGTAATACGCAGTAAGCTACCAGGCTCAGTTTTATACACTTTACCGGTTAAGCACTCCGTACAGGTATCACCTTTAGCCACATCTGTCATTGCGTGAACGATAACGACGGGCTTAACAGGTGTAAAACCTTCACCTTCATCGTGTTGACGGTTTTTGCTTTTCTTACCGGATGCTCTCGCTTGCTTAAGTACGCTGGCAAGCTTTTCAGATGACTTTTCAATACCCAACAATTTTCGCAGTTTATGCACTGTGACATCATGGTGGGCTAACCGGTCTTGCATGCTCGCTAACGTCAGCAACGCATCAAGTAATAACTGACAATCCTCTGGACTTAACGCGAGGTTGTTCTCTTTGGCCTCACTGACTCGCGATATCAACGATTCAAGTGCGGGTCCATCAATATCGGTAAAGGGTTTACTCACGGTTTATCCACATCGTTTAGGCTGAAATCGAGGTTGCTGGGGGAAGGGTTATGATCCGATAACATTAACAATCAAGCACTAATATTGCTGTTTTTTTGACTTAAATAAGATCGTGTTTTTGCCACATTGGATCGCAGTTCAGCAACAGCTGCCGTAACTGTTTGGCGATGAACGGTTCAATATTTTGGCTTGAATCAGGCCAATGTAAAAACCTGCCTTTTGATAATCGTTTGGTCATCAACCAAAAACCGGTGCCGTCATACGATGATGCACGGACCATGGTTTTATTGCGGTTAATAAAGACGAACACCGAGCCAGAGCGAGGGTTAGCGGATAATTTATAGCGGCATAGTGCCGCTAAGCCATCAATCCCCTGACGAAAGTCGGCAGGTGCAATAGCGATTAATATATGCTTATCAGCAGTCAGATGTATCACGATTTCAACGCCCTGATCAGCGAAATAAGGGTCTGTGGATCGTCAATGCCTTATAAAGACATCGTATCTCCCTGAAAGAACTTGAGCTCTACGTTAAAAGTTGTTTGCGTAGACGGTGCTAAAATGGGTAGGTGCACAAACTGGGGGTTATTTACAGGAGGGCTAATGCTATTTCGCCACTGTTTAAGCTGGCTGCCACTTATCCGTAGCACGGATGTTATTTTGCTAGAAGAATAATGTTCGAGTAATCCAACGGCTTGTTCACGTAATGTATTTGGGGTTGGTACCTGACGGCCATTTCTGTTGCTACGCCAGCACTCAAAAGCAGTGGAGAGTGTCGATAATAGGTCTGAATTTGACATGATTGCATCCTGATTATTGAGTAGCGATCATTAAATCAGTTTACAAGATAGAAGTTGAACTATGCTGCCGTAAGCTCACTGCTTAGCGCCGGTGTTGATACCACGGTAATAGCGATGTGGCTTGGACATGAATCTACACAAACGACACAAAGATACTTACATGCTCATATGGCACTGAAGGAAGCGGCATTAGCGAAAGTAGCGCCATTTAATAAGCACAGTGATCTTCACTATAAACCGAGCGATAAGTTGTTAGGTTTTCTCACCAGCCTGTAGTTCTAGGATTAAACTATGCCGAATAGAAACTGGATCCTTACAGTTAAATGACAGTAATACCAGCACACTTATGAAATTGGGCAGCATGTGTTCGGCATAGTTTTTCTTTTGTTATAAACCGCCAAAGCCAACGGCTTAATCCCTTTCGATTACATCGAACACTGTCTGGAACAACTATCGTACGCTAACTGCGATCTCAATAAGCTCTTACCCTGGAATATAACTCTAGCCAAGGCGTAGTTCACCGGACTCTCACTAGATAGTTCACATAACGTTTATATTAAAGTTAACAAACAATCCAACAATAGCACTTTGGTGAAAGGTTTTTGTAAAGTAGCATCAATTATCGTTGTCGAAATAAGTCCTTGTGCGGAGTAGGGGTCACCACTGATCAGCACTCGCTTAATACGGGGAAGTTGTTGTTGAAGTTGCAGTAAGATTTCTGTACCAGTGACCTCTGGCATCTGTTGATCAACAGCAATAATATCTAACTCATTAAGTCCTGGATGTTCAAATAGTTGACGACTATCTGACAAGGTATAGCATTGAAATATTGAGTTCCTCAACATTCGCAGATAGGCGTCTAGAACGTATGGTTCATCGTCTACAAATAGTATCTTAGGCATCAGACACTAAATATGTGCTTAATACAACGTTAATTTGAGCTTCTAACACAGGCCAGTGAACTGATATCTCAAACATTAGTTGTGCAACTGCTACCTCTTGTTTAGCTTTAGCGGCTAGCTCTAATTGATGGCTAAGCGAGGCTAAACGTACTACGCCAGTAAGACCACAAATACTTCTTAAACTATGTGCCCCGGCAGACACCGCAGATAAGTCATCTGCTAAAAACGATTGCTGTAAAGCTTTAAGGTACAGTTTAGCAGCTTGAGAAAAACCCGATAGTGTCGCAACAATGGTACCAGAACTATCATCATCGTAAATATCAGTTAAAACTTGTAGATTAAATATCGTTAGGTCATCTTTTTTCATTGTCATCTGAATCGTCCGCTTTTTGGATTAATGGCCTGTTGCACGTTTGCATCCACCACAAAGCTAGTTTTTTTAGCAATGCTAAAACTTGGTTATTATGTTTTAAATTGACTGAGGCTACTTCAGCCATTATAGTTTGGAGATTATATAAACATATCTGAAATGCGCCCCAAAACTCAGGCCGATCCTCAAATTGCTGAAGATTTTTTACAATGTGCTCCAAATAATCTGCGGAGGCACATGCACGTTTACGTGCTGTATGTGCCGTAATAAGCTGGCCATTATCAATGAATACATTATTAAAATAACTAATGGTAAAAGCCAAATTTTTTAGTCGCCGATCCAATTGATGATAACCCGTTGTAACACCTTCTGGCCAACATAAGAAATCATTATTATCTACTGTGCTAACGGCTCCATCCAGATTTTGATTAATTTCTAATATTTTTTCCTCAAGTTCCAGTACTATTGATACACTCCGCTTTCCACCTTTTTTCGAAACGTTAAGCTCTGTTAGTTTCTCCATTAAGTCTACATAATAGCTGACGGGTTGTATAAATTTCTCACATTGTAAATGCTCTAGGATTTTGTTTTTCAGCTTTACGGCTGAAATAGGTTTAACTAAAAAATCATTCAC from Shewanella psychromarinicola includes the following:
- the tnpB gene encoding IS66 family insertion sequence element accessory protein TnpB, with the protein product MTPTGNVYLVSSVTDMRKSIDGLSLIVSDRVAMTTSSTFLFRRYLKALRTDMLALLLRVK
- a CDS encoding IS4/Tn5 family transposase DNA-binding protein — translated: MNLIMMLIKDTEEWASHLFKHAELGDVRRTKRLIKISHQMASNIGSYIVNASGSQASIEGAYRFLRNDKVDADNIATAGLNSLLPALTLSNTILALEDTSTLCYRHNLTKELGHTGAYKQSSSKGMLAHTVLMVDAETEHTIGLGAQHRWCRKMKTLVLLTTENAASTKRKKVINGNARRKK
- a CDS encoding IS4 family transposase; this encodes MTNLTLLTEKISTIFNAKKLFHLAREKKFILRARQINPLKLLLSITNTLDCQSKTNLADIHRNYQRISGMPINYKLFHNQLKKPQCSEFFKSCFENIMQQWVLQSLKLTSLPTGAKFLFSKIKLHDGCSFQVHDGLQETYPGRFKKRFPAAIELHVTMDLLSGSIDYLSIGADTETERPHAPKATSLNGMLLLTDAGYFDRKKIISIEQQGGYTITQAACSINLIVKAAYNVQGKIIKSAVGKKLNTLKLKNKNSTLDLSVRWSGYDFDFRVIAFWYKKKKRIGYLVTNLAGETVPASDVVELYRLRWQI
- a CDS encoding DUF4432 family protein, with amino-acid sequence MFTIPLHKDHFKKEKTNVIKSDDFEINTFIYNSGVHAVEMKNSQGHLVILPFMGQMIWDAEFLGVDLCMKNAFNEPKVADQIVNTYGCYSFHAGLLRMGCPTPQDDHVLHGEFPCASMDYAWLMVDENSITLAGSYEYIMGFGDHYIATPTVLLQKNAGIFDITMTVQNLATTKMPLQYMCHTNAAFFEGAVMTQNIPDSAIKLRESVPAHVHPTKQWSVYNDSLKHSAPISVLENKEMYDPEIVYCMDDLSTHVDIAKFEMIISDHHKLTTEFNTAEFNSATRWILFNGDQSVGANVLPATCRPEGFISATEKGTVIYLEPNEVRTFKVTKAIVKM
- the rbsK gene encoding ribokinase, with translation MKKIAVIGSTNVDLITYVDRLPKEGETLEAPAFRIGRGGKGANQAVAIAKLGSNVVMLSKVGDDTFADTCIQNFQSYGIDTKYVIKVPHSSTGVAPIFVNTTTSQNSILIVKGANNFLKPEDIDRAEKTLKDVDLIVLQLEVPLETVYYAIDFGNKYGIKVLLNPAPAVPELSIDYACKCDFFIPNETELEILTGKPVSTIDEIKQASKVLLDKGLKNLIVTLGSQGSLWFSKDGIEKMIEPLKVDAMDSSGAGDAFIGCFSHFYCNTGDVETSMKKASVFAGLSVTEKGTQSSYPSIEQFDEFVATHC
- the fucP gene encoding L-fucose:H+ symporter permease, whose translation is MFIKNNTKQHKDGYLDKTPIFQFILLSMVFPLWAAAAALNDILITQFKSIFELSNFASALVQSAFYGGYFLIAIPASMVIKKSSYKLAILIGLVLYIGGCMMFYPASTAATYTMFLAAIFCIAIGLSFLETSCNTYSSMIGEPQRATLRLNISQTFNALGYIVGILMGKYLVFQEGVNIGEMMQTLSGTELELFKQQVLQHTLTPYKWLVGVLVVISVLIAITEFPSCKPRAEGKTKQPSFGETIKYLSTNKRFKNGIVTQFAYVGMQVAVWSFTIRLALEMGNMTERDAANYLAYAFVAYFIGKCVANYLMTKITQENVLLGYSVIGIACLLYVSFAPDFSAVWVAVFVSALFGPGWATIFASTLQSVETKYTETAGAIVVMSIIGGAVMPAIQGLLADHVGMQQSFIVNVICFGVIFSYFATEKKHKATLALARQHA
- a CDS encoding site-specific integrase, yielding MEKLPREDAWACALICKKALKVLTVLNDQYRSRKGDIHCSPRFRFDGRGGNNIYRQLKDVVLNTSNLGELLKFYSKHRDITYEPDEMDEVYRLLNPVVPSKYNPIRERGNGKFYWHFSTHSLRRTIAHFVVGNGLVSLAALKHQFKHISLSMTAIYASHAEVLAARDRE
- a CDS encoding DeoR/GlpR family DNA-binding transcription regulator; translated protein: MISKRLERLRRMMSCLDHQDKIHIKELVRLLEVSEMTVRRDLNSDYASNFGIESYGGYVRKETNKNILNVEASSSMEESTKLISELIFSEDVVFFDSGKYNGQLIDMINQDVSFTGVTTSLNTFMFLKSKPNCKPVLLGGSYDDLNDVFISHNNDILKSMVYSKSFLTPNGLHDEFGATVETEYCASVAKSVLSRTIEKYLVCSNESLDTVSKFSVCEVGVFNYFISFENTSNPVVSQGGGTL